The proteins below come from a single Asanoa ferruginea genomic window:
- a CDS encoding alpha/beta hydrolase translates to MSDPRVTHSDSLARSVPVRVFRPVGVSGPLPGLLWIHGGGLLVGSARSDAAPVGYTAAAPCVTVSVDYRLAPEDPYPAQVDDCYAALSWFFDNAAALGVDPARIAIGGGSAGGGLAAATALRWRDAGGPSLAFQMLVAPMLDDRGRTASSSAFDDPRLGWTASSNRYAWRALLGDAAGGPDVSEYAAPARATDLAGLPPTYLCVGELEVFRDECVDYAARLMRAGVPTELHVFPGAFHGWEFFPSAAISLRSVEERTSSLRRALYRS, encoded by the coding sequence ATGAGCGACCCGCGCGTGACGCACTCGGACTCGTTGGCCCGGTCGGTGCCTGTTCGGGTGTTCCGCCCGGTTGGGGTTTCCGGCCCGTTGCCTGGTTTGTTGTGGATCCACGGCGGCGGGCTGCTGGTCGGCAGCGCGCGCAGCGATGCGGCGCCGGTCGGCTACACCGCCGCCGCGCCCTGCGTGACCGTTTCGGTCGACTACCGGCTCGCGCCCGAGGACCCTTATCCCGCGCAGGTCGACGACTGTTACGCGGCGCTGAGCTGGTTCTTCGACAACGCCGCGGCGCTAGGTGTCGACCCGGCGCGGATCGCCATCGGCGGCGGCTCCGCGGGTGGCGGTTTGGCTGCGGCGACCGCGCTGCGTTGGCGGGACGCGGGCGGCCCTTCGCTGGCCTTCCAGATGCTGGTCGCGCCGATGCTCGACGACCGTGGCCGGACGGCGTCAAGCTCCGCGTTCGACGACCCGCGCCTCGGGTGGACCGCGTCGTCCAACCGCTACGCGTGGCGGGCGCTGCTCGGCGACGCGGCCGGCGGGCCGGATGTGTCGGAGTATGCGGCGCCGGCGCGGGCCACCGACCTGGCCGGCCTGCCGCCCACCTACCTGTGCGTGGGTGAGCTGGAGGTGTTCCGCGACGAGTGCGTCGACTATGCGGCGCGGCTGATGCGCGCGGGCGTGCCGACCGAGCTGCACGTCTTCCCGGGCGCCTTCCACGGCTGGGAGTTCTTCCCGTCGGCCGCGATCAGCCTGCGCTCGGTGGAGGAGCGGACGTCGTCGTTGCGTCGGGCTCTTTACCGATCGTGA
- a CDS encoding FadR/GntR family transcriptional regulator, whose amino-acid sequence MSLSATPVHRPRLLDELTGRILAQIRDEGLRPGDRLPSSRELASRFLVAVPTVREALRRLEATGAVELRHGSGVYVKADVARLIMVNPNRLALDPGAIIDLLEARELIEPHLAASAARNATDAQLAELTVAFSRTTEALAEDQRLHQANMGFHRTIGRLAGNRALAQVLESLIDLHDEEQRHILDLYGDRDHDHQVHGAILAAVTGRRPEKARRLMTDHLRDVRVVVTAALNPEGA is encoded by the coding sequence GTGTCTTTGAGCGCAACGCCCGTGCACCGCCCCCGGCTGCTCGACGAGCTGACCGGCCGGATCCTGGCCCAGATCCGTGACGAGGGGTTGCGGCCCGGTGACCGGCTGCCGTCGTCACGCGAGCTGGCTTCGCGCTTCCTGGTGGCGGTGCCGACGGTGCGCGAGGCGTTACGCCGGCTCGAGGCGACCGGGGCGGTCGAGCTCCGGCACGGCTCCGGGGTCTACGTGAAGGCCGACGTCGCCCGCCTGATCATGGTCAACCCCAACCGGCTGGCCCTCGATCCCGGCGCGATCATCGACCTGCTGGAGGCGCGGGAGCTGATCGAGCCCCACCTGGCCGCTTCCGCCGCCCGCAACGCGACCGACGCGCAGCTCGCCGAGCTGACCGTGGCGTTCTCCCGCACGACCGAGGCGCTCGCCGAAGACCAGCGGTTGCACCAGGCCAACATGGGTTTCCACCGCACGATCGGCCGGCTGGCCGGCAACCGGGCGCTGGCCCAGGTGCTCGAGTCGCTGATCGACCTGCACGACGAGGAGCAGCGCCACATCCTCGACCTCTACGGCGACCGCGATCACGACCACCAGGTGCACGGCGCGATACTGGCCGCGGTGACCGGCCGCCGTCCCGAGAAGGCCCGCCGGTTGATGACCGACCACCTCCGCGATGTCCGGGTGGTGGTGACCGCCGCGCTGAACCCGGAGGGCGCATGA
- a CDS encoding FadR/GntR family transcriptional regulator, which translates to MTVEGTRAELGLRPSLSDALIARIVELIRADGLGPGDRLPAVRVLAERFAVATPTIREALRQLQATGAIDIRHGSGMYVRAALDRVVIANPNPPTLGGLQAAQLLDARLLIEPYLAGLAARNRDAGSTARLHELLDLAEQHLDGDDGQLHHANTAFHLQVALASGHGILHEVLDSLLSVHAAEQRAILHIFDDRARDHEEHRSVLAAIDAGDEPLAQRLMRRHLEDVADVVHRRLPSFRQPADPQHIDERLER; encoded by the coding sequence GTGACGGTCGAGGGAACGCGGGCGGAGCTTGGTTTGCGGCCGAGCCTGTCCGACGCGCTCATCGCCCGGATCGTCGAACTCATCCGTGCCGACGGTCTCGGGCCGGGTGACCGGCTGCCCGCGGTGCGGGTGCTCGCCGAGCGGTTCGCCGTTGCCACCCCCACGATCCGGGAGGCCCTGCGTCAGTTGCAGGCCACCGGGGCGATCGACATCCGGCACGGCTCGGGCATGTATGTGCGGGCCGCGCTCGACCGGGTGGTGATCGCCAATCCCAACCCGCCGACGCTCGGTGGCCTCCAGGCCGCGCAACTGCTCGACGCGCGGCTGCTGATCGAGCCCTACCTCGCCGGCCTCGCCGCCCGCAACCGGGACGCCGGTTCGACCGCCCGGCTGCACGAACTGCTCGACCTGGCGGAGCAGCACCTCGACGGCGACGACGGCCAGTTGCACCACGCGAACACCGCTTTCCACCTACAGGTCGCCCTGGCCAGTGGCCACGGCATCCTGCACGAAGTGCTCGACTCGTTGCTCTCGGTGCACGCCGCCGAGCAGCGGGCGATCCTGCACATCTTCGACGACCGGGCCCGCGATCACGAGGAGCACCGGAGCGTCCTGGCCGCGATCGACGCGGGCGACGAACCCCTCGCCCAGCGCCTGATGCGGCGACACCTCGAGGACGTGGCCGACGTCGTACACCGCCGGCTGCCCTCCTTCCGCCAGCCGGCGGACCCCCAACACATCGACGAAAGGTTGGAACGGTGA
- a CDS encoding ABC transporter substrate-binding protein: MKRLSSRHRRLAIAALAVVSLGLTACGGGGDDKSASNATEVKLYNDKGAWKTYFEGVGKLSKEQIGLGVTPVGYTDEPTYEAFIKASFRTNNKPDLFTWSTGGRLKEIVDSGQVADTSSLWSDAIASGDVSKELEPYYTIDGKQYCVPANVSYWVMFYNKKVFTDAGVQPPTSWADLMSTADKLKAKGVTPFYQTSVLFSFVWFQQLLIGTDPQLYNDLATGKAKFTDPKVVAVMQQWKAMEDKGYFSDPGSKDQPEVMLKSGKVAMGLFGTWFNTNMTTQGMKPDSDYGTFVVPNVTPSLPNTTVAFESGPLCTLTKAPNPDASNKFLKWWMGADAQDQWANSRGDVSANPKVQIKDPGLNQLNKEAGEGKYTLANRYFEAVPPAVLTASLDGFGAFMVDPGSYQKQLDTIQKASDDYWKSN, encoded by the coding sequence GTGAAACGGCTCTCCAGCAGGCACAGGCGCCTGGCGATCGCGGCCCTCGCCGTGGTCTCGTTGGGCCTCACCGCGTGCGGTGGAGGTGGCGACGACAAGTCGGCCTCCAACGCGACGGAGGTCAAGCTCTACAACGACAAGGGCGCCTGGAAGACCTACTTCGAAGGCGTCGGCAAACTGTCGAAGGAGCAGATCGGTCTCGGCGTCACGCCGGTCGGCTACACCGACGAGCCCACCTACGAGGCGTTCATCAAGGCCTCGTTCCGCACCAACAACAAACCGGACCTGTTCACCTGGAGTACGGGCGGCCGGCTCAAGGAGATCGTCGACTCGGGCCAGGTGGCCGACACCAGTTCACTGTGGAGTGACGCGATCGCCAGCGGCGACGTGTCCAAGGAGCTGGAGCCCTACTACACGATCGACGGCAAGCAATACTGCGTGCCGGCTAACGTCTCGTACTGGGTGATGTTCTACAACAAGAAGGTCTTCACCGACGCCGGCGTGCAGCCGCCGACGAGCTGGGCCGACCTGATGTCGACGGCCGACAAGCTCAAGGCCAAGGGCGTCACGCCGTTCTACCAGACCTCCGTGCTGTTCAGCTTCGTCTGGTTCCAGCAACTGCTGATCGGCACCGACCCGCAGCTCTACAACGACCTGGCGACGGGGAAGGCGAAGTTCACCGACCCCAAGGTGGTCGCGGTGATGCAGCAGTGGAAGGCCATGGAGGACAAGGGCTACTTCAGCGACCCGGGCAGCAAGGACCAGCCCGAGGTGATGCTCAAGTCGGGCAAGGTCGCGATGGGGCTCTTCGGCACCTGGTTCAACACCAACATGACCACCCAGGGCATGAAGCCGGACAGCGACTACGGCACGTTCGTGGTGCCCAACGTGACGCCGAGCCTGCCCAACACCACGGTGGCGTTCGAGAGCGGCCCGCTCTGCACGCTGACCAAGGCGCCCAACCCGGACGCCAGCAACAAGTTCCTGAAGTGGTGGATGGGCGCCGACGCGCAGGACCAGTGGGCCAACAGCCGCGGCGACGTCTCGGCCAACCCGAAGGTCCAGATCAAGGACCCGGGCCTCAACCAGCTCAACAAGGAGGCCGGTGAGGGCAAGTACACGCTGGCCAACCGCTACTTCGAAGCGGTGCCGCCGGCGGTGCTGACCGCCTCGCTGGACGGCTTCGGTGCCTTCATGGTCGACCCGGGCAGCTACCAGAAGCAGCTCGACACGATCCAGAAGGCGTCCGACGACTACTGGAAGTCCAACTGA
- a CDS encoding carbohydrate ABC transporter permease, whose translation MTATASTKGRKRGTGWSALGFISPAVLVVAVLLYAPFLYTIFYSFTDYDGLTSPKWVALDNFKKFLDDPALTTSIRNTLFWVVGTTIVPVAIGLLIALLSFGIRGGTLLRLPFMLPYALSGAGLGVIWGFILQSDGAANDLLHFLHLPGADISFLQQAPYNTIAMIVAMTWQQSGVNALLFLVGLQSIPVQPLEAARLDGASGWKMFRHITWPLLAPLTTVVVGLSLVASLKTFDIVWVTTQGGPGRSSETLAVTMYRDAFVSGDYGYGSAVALVLTLVTGAVTIAYLRFQIRGQEKLR comes from the coding sequence ATGACGGCGACGGCGAGCACCAAAGGAAGAAAGCGGGGCACCGGCTGGAGCGCGCTCGGGTTCATCTCGCCCGCGGTGCTCGTCGTCGCCGTGCTTCTCTACGCACCGTTCCTCTACACGATCTTCTACAGCTTCACCGACTACGACGGGCTCACCTCGCCGAAGTGGGTGGCGCTGGACAACTTCAAGAAGTTCCTCGACGACCCGGCACTGACCACCTCGATCCGCAACACGCTGTTCTGGGTGGTCGGCACCACGATCGTGCCGGTCGCCATCGGCCTGCTGATCGCGCTGCTCAGCTTCGGCATCAGGGGCGGCACGCTGCTGCGGTTGCCCTTCATGCTCCCGTACGCCCTCTCAGGTGCGGGTCTGGGTGTGATCTGGGGTTTCATCCTCCAGAGCGACGGCGCGGCCAACGACCTGCTGCACTTCCTGCACCTGCCGGGTGCCGACATCTCGTTCCTACAGCAGGCGCCCTACAACACGATCGCGATGATCGTCGCGATGACCTGGCAACAGAGCGGGGTCAACGCGCTGCTGTTCCTGGTCGGTCTCCAGTCGATCCCGGTGCAACCTCTCGAGGCGGCCCGGCTCGACGGCGCCAGCGGCTGGAAGATGTTCCGGCACATCACCTGGCCGCTGCTGGCCCCGCTGACCACGGTGGTCGTCGGGTTGTCGCTGGTGGCCAGCCTCAAGACGTTTGACATCGTCTGGGTCACCACGCAGGGCGGCCCGGGTCGGTCCTCGGAGACCCTCGCCGTGACCATGTATCGCGACGCCTTCGTCTCCGGCGACTACGGCTACGGCTCGGCCGTGGCGCTGGTGCTCACCCTGGTCACCGGCGCGGTCACGATCGCCTACCTGCGCTTCCAGATCCGCGGACAGGAGAAGCTGCGATGA
- a CDS encoding carbohydrate ABC transporter permease, translating to MKESKLGWVARRGTLAVLGLVWLIPVYLLLVNAFKSTDAYDADKIWVPDKSFGLFANLRDAWDTVGLGQSIGSTALYSVTGPALAVVIGAMAGYAIVVLRLRAGFWWFLLLFGGTVFPTQMLLIPLFLGYSWADLYDRRVGLVLIYTAVSIPLAAFVMRNFFTGIAYEMFEAARVEGASTWHIFRKIYFPLALPALGAVFILEFAFIWNDLLFGLTLSQSDPVRPVMTALSALSSAYAGSSVPVLLAAGLVMSLPTVAVFLAAQRMFARGLALGQF from the coding sequence ATGAAGGAGAGCAAGCTGGGCTGGGTGGCCCGCCGCGGCACGCTGGCCGTGCTCGGTCTGGTCTGGCTGATCCCGGTCTACCTGTTGCTGGTCAACGCTTTCAAGTCGACCGACGCCTACGACGCCGACAAGATCTGGGTGCCCGACAAGAGCTTCGGCCTGTTCGCCAACTTGCGCGACGCGTGGGACACGGTGGGGCTGGGCCAGAGCATCGGCAGCACCGCGCTCTACAGCGTCACCGGGCCGGCCCTGGCCGTCGTGATCGGAGCGATGGCCGGGTACGCGATCGTCGTGCTCCGCCTGCGCGCCGGCTTCTGGTGGTTCCTGCTGCTCTTCGGCGGCACCGTGTTCCCCACCCAGATGCTGCTGATCCCGCTGTTCCTCGGCTACAGCTGGGCCGACCTCTACGACCGCCGGGTCGGGCTGGTGCTCATCTACACCGCGGTCAGCATCCCGCTCGCCGCGTTCGTGATGCGCAACTTCTTCACCGGCATCGCCTACGAGATGTTCGAGGCGGCCCGGGTCGAGGGCGCGTCGACCTGGCACATCTTCCGCAAGATCTATTTCCCGCTGGCGCTGCCGGCGTTGGGCGCGGTCTTCATCCTGGAGTTCGCGTTCATCTGGAACGACCTGCTCTTCGGCCTGACCCTCTCGCAGAGCGACCCGGTGCGGCCGGTGATGACCGCACTGTCGGCGCTGTCCAGCGCGTACGCCGGAAGCTCGGTGCCCGTGCTGCTCGCCGCCGGGCTGGTCATGTCGTTGCCCACCGTCGCGGTCTTCCTGGCCGCCCAACGGATGTTCGCCCGCGGCCTTGCCCTGGGCCAGTTCTGA
- a CDS encoding glycoside hydrolase family 38 C-terminal domain-containing protein, with protein MTSRLLRARLGSPGYEDMRATLRAAGTATVAERDGVTVTAAALPLFRNDIRDDGKGLRQAVRVTVQGGSGGTATLADGDRVVDSGTVEAGRIDLWLPEVTAPREVTIEVAGLSGRFTVEPQRKFTVHVMHHSHLDIGYTDRQGVVLRHHLDYLDSAVELSTTTDEWPDDAKFRWTVESALPVQRWLESRDDAAVARFIELVKQGRIEVTAMPFQLHTEACSVEELHRMLRFTDELRDRHGIPVTSAMHTDVPGAVVGFVDALAASGVRYLSAAHNWAGRSVPFLTGGQDLGRPFWWRSPAGNRVLVWFTDSSHGMAYMEGNVVGLAESFAASVDLLPGYLHQVANKPVPYGSEAFGWSVLDVEGLTKKPYPHDLLHLRVQGGNADNAGPSILPPSIVRAWNEAYAYPKLRMATNTEFFEEAQQRFGDRIEEHEGDWTDWWADGLGSGARPLGYARKAQHAVRHAETLHQLAGAAGEAAPAVEAIYDKLGLFDEHTWGAANPWHDHEDGFDSGGMQWARKCEMAYSAADDAEDLRRAGAHRLGARFAAPDGTLAAYLVTNLGQADRTDLATVFVPASTVPFETSLSIVDPRSGAVVPHHEEEQNPIDWPTRPGGRWVSFVAADVPATGHVRFDVVAATEKAQSPIDLGQTWQVQNEFYRVDVDPTDGSIVSVFDKRAGRELVNRDAYAGLNQYVYDKYSTAPHINHLTGHIEATDEHLTLLGGRSIGRRPSIVRAQRTAVGETLEIELDAEGTGWLRSTISVTYGVPRVDITNRMEKDGTPAKESVFFAFPFALPAPVAWELTGGVGGPDVPTVPGAAQHMTPIRHWIAFDDGELTAAWATLQAPLAMIGDLFLPYAPFPPTVKPKPAEPGTVYSWALNNIWDTNFPAQQQGETTFQYAIASRSGADPRELGAAAAAGLADPFVAAPVTGGAEAPLAPPVHRWATVDHPLIRVAGFGPSRRGHDLVVYLASTAAEPVTVTLGIERMTAAAVGTSLERDQVPVDVTEGTVQIPVPPGGFVAVSVDRSEA; from the coding sequence ATGACCAGCCGTTTGCTGCGCGCCCGACTCGGCTCGCCTGGCTATGAGGACATGCGCGCGACCCTGCGGGCCGCGGGCACGGCGACCGTCGCGGAGCGCGATGGCGTGACCGTGACGGCGGCGGCCCTGCCGCTGTTCCGCAATGACATCCGCGACGACGGAAAGGGCCTGCGCCAAGCGGTGCGGGTGACCGTGCAGGGCGGCAGCGGTGGCACCGCCACCCTCGCCGACGGCGACCGGGTCGTCGACTCCGGCACCGTCGAGGCCGGCCGGATCGACCTGTGGCTGCCCGAGGTGACCGCGCCGCGTGAGGTGACCATCGAGGTCGCCGGCCTGTCGGGCCGGTTCACCGTCGAGCCCCAGCGCAAGTTCACCGTGCACGTCATGCACCACTCGCATCTCGACATCGGCTACACCGACCGGCAGGGCGTGGTGCTCCGGCACCACCTCGACTATCTCGACTCGGCAGTCGAGCTGTCGACGACCACCGACGAGTGGCCCGACGACGCGAAGTTCCGTTGGACGGTCGAGTCGGCGCTGCCGGTGCAGCGGTGGCTGGAGTCGCGCGACGACGCTGCCGTCGCCCGCTTCATCGAGCTGGTCAAGCAGGGCCGCATCGAGGTCACCGCGATGCCGTTCCAGCTGCACACCGAGGCCTGCTCGGTCGAGGAGCTGCACCGGATGCTGCGCTTCACCGACGAGTTGCGCGACCGGCACGGGATCCCGGTCACCTCGGCGATGCACACCGACGTGCCGGGCGCGGTGGTCGGTTTCGTCGACGCGCTCGCCGCGAGCGGCGTGCGCTACCTGTCGGCGGCGCACAACTGGGCCGGCCGCTCGGTGCCGTTCCTGACCGGTGGCCAGGACCTCGGCCGCCCGTTCTGGTGGCGGTCGCCGGCCGGCAACCGGGTGCTGGTCTGGTTCACCGACAGCTCGCACGGCATGGCCTACATGGAGGGCAACGTCGTCGGTCTCGCCGAGAGCTTCGCGGCGTCCGTGGACCTGCTGCCCGGCTATCTGCACCAGGTCGCCAACAAGCCGGTCCCCTACGGCTCGGAGGCGTTCGGCTGGAGCGTGCTCGACGTCGAGGGGCTGACCAAGAAGCCCTACCCGCACGACCTGCTGCACCTGCGGGTGCAGGGCGGCAACGCCGACAACGCCGGCCCGTCGATCCTCCCGCCGTCGATCGTGCGGGCCTGGAACGAGGCGTACGCGTACCCGAAGCTGCGGATGGCCACCAACACCGAGTTCTTCGAGGAGGCGCAGCAGCGCTTCGGCGACCGGATCGAGGAGCACGAGGGCGACTGGACCGACTGGTGGGCCGACGGCCTGGGCTCCGGTGCCCGCCCGCTGGGCTACGCGCGCAAGGCGCAGCACGCCGTGCGACACGCGGAGACGCTGCACCAGCTCGCCGGCGCGGCCGGTGAGGCGGCGCCCGCGGTCGAGGCGATCTACGACAAGCTCGGCCTGTTCGACGAGCACACCTGGGGCGCCGCCAACCCGTGGCACGACCACGAGGACGGCTTCGACTCGGGCGGCATGCAGTGGGCCCGCAAGTGCGAGATGGCCTACTCGGCCGCCGACGACGCGGAGGACCTGCGCCGGGCCGGCGCGCACCGGCTCGGTGCCCGGTTCGCCGCGCCCGACGGCACGCTGGCCGCCTACCTGGTGACCAACCTCGGCCAGGCCGACCGCACCGACCTGGCCACCGTCTTCGTGCCGGCCAGCACCGTGCCGTTCGAGACGTCGTTGTCCATCGTGGACCCACGCAGCGGCGCCGTGGTGCCACACCACGAGGAGGAGCAGAACCCGATTGACTGGCCGACCCGGCCGGGCGGGCGCTGGGTCAGCTTCGTGGCCGCCGACGTGCCGGCCACCGGTCACGTCCGGTTCGACGTGGTCGCCGCGACCGAGAAGGCGCAGAGCCCGATCGACCTCGGCCAGACCTGGCAGGTGCAGAACGAGTTCTACCGGGTCGACGTCGACCCCACGGACGGCTCGATCGTCTCGGTCTTCGACAAGCGGGCCGGGCGCGAGCTGGTCAACCGCGACGCCTACGCCGGCCTCAACCAGTATGTCTACGACAAGTATTCGACCGCGCCGCACATCAACCACCTGACCGGCCACATCGAGGCCACCGACGAGCACCTGACGCTGCTCGGCGGCCGCTCGATCGGGCGGCGGCCGTCGATCGTGCGGGCACAGCGGACCGCGGTCGGCGAGACGCTGGAGATCGAGCTCGACGCCGAGGGCACCGGCTGGCTGCGCAGCACGATCAGCGTGACCTACGGCGTGCCGCGGGTCGACATCACCAACCGGATGGAGAAGGACGGCACCCCCGCCAAGGAGAGCGTGTTCTTCGCGTTCCCGTTCGCGCTGCCGGCACCGGTGGCGTGGGAGCTGACCGGTGGCGTCGGCGGCCCCGATGTGCCGACCGTGCCGGGCGCCGCACAGCACATGACGCCGATCCGGCACTGGATCGCGTTCGACGACGGCGAGCTGACCGCCGCGTGGGCGACGCTTCAGGCGCCGCTGGCGATGATCGGCGACCTGTTCCTGCCCTACGCGCCGTTCCCGCCGACCGTCAAGCCGAAGCCGGCCGAGCCTGGCACCGTCTACTCCTGGGCGCTCAACAACATCTGGGACACCAACTTCCCCGCGCAACAGCAGGGCGAGACCACGTTCCAGTACGCCATCGCGTCGCGCTCGGGTGCGGACCCGCGCGAGCTCGGCGCCGCGGCCGCGGCGGGGCTGGCCGACCCGTTCGTGGCCGCACCGGTCACCGGCGGGGCCGAGGCACCCCTGGCCCCGCCGGTGCACCGCTGGGCAACGGTCGACCACCCGCTGATCCGGGTCGCCGGGTTCGGCCCGTCGCGGCGGGGCCACGACCTGGTCGTCTACCTCGCGTCGACGGCCGCGGAGCCGGTCACCGTGACACTCGGGATAGAGCGGATGACCGCCGCCGCGGTCGGCACCAGCCTGGAACGCGATCAGGTGCCGGTGGACGTCACCGAAGGCACAGTCCAGATCCCGGTGCCGCCGGGCGGCTTCGTCGCCGTCTCGGTCGACCGGTCGGAGGCCTGA
- a CDS encoding enolase C-terminal domain-like protein: MKIVDIRATTVTVPLEAPLRHASGAHWGRFVRTIVEVEADNGLVGLGELGGGGESAEAAVRGLRDYLVGHDPVNLEALRFAIANPTASLYNNRIQLLAAIEFACLDLVGQHLDVPVHDLLGGRIRDRVPFASYLFYRTSNADGTGEVRTAEQLVEHALALKAEHGFTVHKLKGGVFPPEFELDGYRALAEAMPGDRFRYDPNGALSVAQARRFGEAIKDLPNDYYEDPTWGLNGVRQLRDLGIPLATNTVVVNFEQLATNVRDPAVDVILLDTTFWGGIRACVKAAAVCETFQLGVAVHSSGELGIQLATMLHLGAVLPNLSYAADAHYHHLTDDIIAGGKMSYQDGVIAVPSGPGLGVTLDRAKVAEYAELYKELGGYPYDRDPARPGWYPLVPNERWADPAIAT; the protein is encoded by the coding sequence ATGAAGATCGTCGACATCCGGGCGACCACCGTGACCGTGCCGCTCGAAGCGCCGCTGCGGCACGCGAGCGGCGCCCACTGGGGCCGGTTCGTGCGCACGATCGTCGAGGTCGAGGCCGACAACGGCCTGGTCGGCCTCGGCGAGCTGGGTGGCGGCGGCGAGAGCGCGGAGGCCGCCGTGCGCGGCCTTCGCGACTATCTCGTCGGCCACGACCCGGTCAACCTGGAAGCACTGCGGTTCGCCATCGCCAACCCGACGGCGAGCCTCTACAACAACCGGATCCAGCTCCTCGCCGCGATCGAGTTCGCCTGCCTCGACCTGGTCGGGCAGCACCTCGACGTGCCGGTGCACGACCTGCTCGGCGGCCGGATCCGCGATCGGGTGCCGTTCGCGTCCTACCTGTTCTACCGGACCTCGAACGCGGACGGTACCGGCGAGGTGCGCACCGCCGAGCAGCTCGTCGAGCACGCGCTGGCGCTCAAGGCCGAGCACGGCTTCACCGTGCACAAGCTCAAGGGTGGGGTCTTCCCGCCGGAGTTCGAGCTGGATGGCTATCGCGCGCTGGCCGAGGCGATGCCGGGCGACCGGTTCCGCTACGACCCGAACGGCGCGTTGTCGGTGGCCCAGGCGCGCCGGTTCGGCGAGGCGATCAAGGACCTGCCCAACGACTACTACGAAGATCCGACCTGGGGGCTCAATGGCGTACGCCAATTGCGCGATCTCGGCATCCCCCTGGCGACCAACACCGTGGTGGTCAACTTCGAGCAGCTCGCCACGAACGTGCGGGACCCCGCTGTCGACGTGATCCTGCTGGACACCACGTTCTGGGGCGGGATCCGGGCCTGCGTCAAGGCGGCGGCGGTGTGCGAGACGTTCCAGCTCGGCGTCGCGGTGCACTCCTCCGGCGAGCTGGGCATCCAGCTCGCCACGATGCTGCACCTCGGTGCCGTGCTGCCCAACCTCTCCTACGCCGCGGACGCGCACTACCACCACCTGACCGACGACATCATCGCCGGCGGCAAGATGTCCTATCAGGACGGTGTGATCGCGGTGCCGTCCGGGCCCGGGCTCGGTGTCACGCTCGACCGCGCCAAGGTGGCGGAATACGCCGAGCTATACAAAGAGCTGGGCGGCTATCCCTACGACCGGGACCCGGCCCGCCCCGGCTGGTATCCGTTGGTGCCCAACGAGCGTTGGGCCGATCCCGCGATCGCCACGTGA
- a CDS encoding DUF4432 family protein, with the protein MSGRWRPARNWGARVHEVTAYGHPAVVLENELLRVTVLLTGGHVVEFNHKPRDLDHVWLAPDAVRPPAAGGAAADDVAAFLDSYPGGWQEVLPNGGAPARHRGAALAQHAELTGLRWDAELLVDEPDEVAVRLSVAARRTPLHLSKVLRLRSGDPTLWVDEELTNVAPVPVEAMWGQHLAYGQPFLKPGHRITLPDGIQVHPHPEPINPPRRTVHAGGPHTWPIVPTPGGGQADLSVVPEPGEPSEIVYLSGFGDTGWYELRDPNDGTGIRVTWDASVLPYLWLWHELGATTGYPWWGRAYVVGLEPFSSHPTEGLARAVENGTALTLAPHATLRFNWSTGVICDG; encoded by the coding sequence GTGAGCGGGCGCTGGCGCCCGGCCCGCAACTGGGGAGCCCGGGTGCACGAGGTCACCGCCTACGGCCACCCGGCCGTGGTGCTGGAGAACGAACTGCTCCGGGTGACCGTGCTGCTCACCGGCGGGCACGTGGTCGAGTTCAACCACAAGCCGCGCGACCTCGACCACGTCTGGCTCGCGCCGGACGCGGTCCGGCCGCCGGCGGCGGGCGGCGCGGCGGCCGACGACGTGGCCGCGTTCCTCGACAGCTATCCCGGCGGCTGGCAGGAGGTGCTGCCCAACGGCGGCGCGCCGGCCCGCCACCGGGGCGCGGCGCTGGCCCAGCACGCCGAGTTGACCGGGCTGCGCTGGGACGCGGAGTTGCTCGTCGACGAGCCGGACGAGGTCGCGGTGCGGCTGAGCGTGGCCGCCCGGCGCACCCCGCTGCACCTCAGCAAGGTGCTCCGGCTGCGGTCCGGCGACCCGACGCTGTGGGTCGACGAGGAGCTGACCAACGTCGCGCCGGTGCCGGTCGAGGCGATGTGGGGACAGCATCTGGCGTACGGCCAGCCGTTCCTGAAGCCCGGCCACCGGATCACGCTTCCCGACGGCATCCAGGTGCACCCGCATCCGGAGCCGATCAACCCGCCGCGGCGGACGGTGCACGCCGGCGGGCCGCACACCTGGCCCATCGTGCCGACGCCCGGCGGCGGCCAGGCCGACCTGAGCGTGGTGCCGGAGCCCGGTGAACCCAGCGAGATCGTCTATCTCAGCGGTTTCGGCGACACCGGCTGGTATGAGCTGCGCGATCCCAACGACGGCACGGGCATCCGCGTCACCTGGGACGCCAGCGTGCTGCCCTACCTGTGGCTCTGGCACGAACTCGGCGCGACCACCGGCTACCCGTGGTGGGGCCGGGCCTACGTGGTCGGGCTGGAACCGTTCTCCAGCCACCCGACGGAGGGGCTCGCGCGCGCCGTCGAGAACGGCACCGCACTGACCCTCGCTCCACACGCGACACTTCGCTTCAACTGGTCGACGGGAGTGATCTGCGATGGGTGA